A genomic segment from Bosea sp. OAE506 encodes:
- a CDS encoding FCD domain-containing protein → MSTTTRHALTVREYIAGGIRSGVYPTHSRLPTERALSEELGVPRSAVRDALAVLESGGIVKRVVGSGTYVREPVAETAAADPQPPAASPAEIMEARLLVEPRLAPLAAINANQDDFALFDECIRQGDAAENFETFEHWDAALHEAIAKSTHNRLVIELYAMITRARDLTAWGELKRRSLSAERRDHYRREHHAIVVALKARDAQAAEQALLGHLDRVRSNLLGR, encoded by the coding sequence ATGAGCACGACGACGCGCCACGCCCTGACGGTCCGGGAATACATCGCGGGCGGCATCCGCTCCGGTGTCTACCCCACCCATTCGCGGCTGCCGACCGAGCGCGCCCTGTCGGAGGAACTCGGCGTGCCGCGTTCGGCGGTGCGCGACGCGCTGGCGGTGCTGGAGAGCGGGGGGATCGTGAAGCGCGTCGTCGGCAGCGGCACCTATGTGCGAGAGCCGGTTGCCGAGACGGCCGCAGCCGATCCTCAGCCCCCGGCGGCCAGCCCGGCCGAGATCATGGAGGCGCGCCTTCTGGTCGAGCCGCGCCTGGCGCCGCTTGCCGCGATCAACGCGAATCAGGACGATTTCGCCCTGTTCGACGAATGCATCCGCCAGGGCGATGCGGCCGAGAACTTCGAGACCTTCGAGCATTGGGACGCCGCGCTTCACGAGGCGATCGCGAAATCCACGCATAACCGCCTCGTCATCGAGCTCTATGCGATGATCACCCGGGCGCGCGATCTGACCGCCTGGGGCGAACTGAAGCGCCGCAGCCTTAGCGCCGAGCGTCGCGACCATTATCGCCGCGAGCACCACGCCATCGTCGTGGCCCTCAAGGCGCGCGATGCGCAGGCTGCCGAACAGGCGCTGCTCGGCCATCTCGACAGGGTGCGCAGCAATCTTCTGGGGCGGTAA
- a CDS encoding GFA family protein, with protein sequence MRLSGGCKCGSVRYEVSGEPIRTGLCHCETCRKDSGSAFSYFGIWPRMTVTLSGELGSWRSRAGEDRFCPQCGSSLFCFDEGSDEIEIKLGTLDGGPSTITPGYELWTIRREHWLAPLETAEQHDRDRPKRS encoded by the coding sequence ATGAGACTGTCGGGCGGCTGCAAATGCGGGAGCGTCCGGTACGAGGTCAGCGGCGAGCCGATCCGCACCGGGCTTTGCCACTGCGAGACCTGCCGGAAGGATTCCGGCTCCGCCTTCTCCTACTTCGGCATCTGGCCGCGCATGACGGTGACGCTGTCGGGCGAGCTGGGCAGCTGGCGCAGCCGTGCCGGGGAGGACCGCTTCTGCCCGCAATGCGGTTCCTCGCTGTTCTGCTTCGACGAGGGGTCCGACGAGATCGAGATCAAGCTCGGCACACTGGACGGCGGGCCGAGCACGATCACGCCCGGCTACGAGCTCTGGACCATCCGCCGAGAGCACTGGTTGGCGCCGCTCGAGACGGCCGAGCAGCACGACCGGGATCGCCCCAAGCGATCGTGA
- the mutY gene encoding A/G-specific adenine glycosylase — MIAARPAAADLLAWYDRHRRALPWRAGPGESADPYRVWASEIMLQQTTVTAVKPYFERFMARFPTVKALAEAPSEAVMQAWAGLGYYSRARNLHACAIAVVAKHGGRFPDSEEGLRALPGIGAYTAGAVAAIAFNQPAAAVDGNVERVMTRLFAIEDLLPGARPLVRERVLEMMPQDRPGDFAQGLMDLGATICTPRNPACGLCPWREPCRAQAEGTQESFPRKAAKKAGAIRKGAAFVLLREDGALLLRTRPPKGLLGGMAEVPTSEWSADYELDGAWQDAPVVTRWEQLAPPVRHVFTHFPLELTVFTASAPARTQAPAGMRFTPLAALGEEPLSGVMVKVLEAAGVKRSPQG; from the coding sequence ATGATCGCAGCCCGGCCGGCCGCCGCCGATCTGCTTGCCTGGTACGACCGCCACCGCCGCGCCCTGCCCTGGCGCGCCGGGCCAGGCGAGAGCGCCGATCCCTACCGGGTCTGGGCCTCCGAAATCATGCTGCAGCAGACGACGGTCACGGCGGTCAAACCCTATTTCGAGCGCTTCATGGCGCGCTTTCCCACTGTAAAGGCGCTGGCGGAGGCGCCGTCCGAGGCCGTGATGCAGGCCTGGGCCGGGCTTGGCTATTATTCCCGCGCCCGCAACCTGCACGCCTGCGCCATCGCCGTCGTCGCCAAACATGGCGGGCGTTTTCCCGATAGCGAGGAAGGCCTGCGCGCCCTGCCCGGCATCGGCGCCTATACGGCCGGCGCCGTGGCGGCGATCGCCTTCAACCAGCCGGCTGCGGCCGTGGACGGCAATGTCGAGCGGGTGATGACGCGCCTCTTCGCGATCGAGGATCTCCTGCCGGGCGCCCGCCCGCTGGTGCGCGAGCGTGTGCTGGAGATGATGCCGCAGGACAGACCCGGCGATTTCGCGCAAGGCTTGATGGATCTCGGCGCGACCATCTGCACGCCGCGCAATCCGGCCTGTGGCCTGTGCCCCTGGCGCGAGCCCTGCCGGGCGCAGGCCGAGGGCACGCAGGAGAGTTTCCCGCGCAAGGCGGCGAAGAAGGCCGGCGCGATCCGCAAAGGCGCGGCCTTCGTGCTGCTGCGCGAGGACGGCGCCCTGCTGCTGCGCACCCGCCCGCCCAAGGGCCTGCTCGGCGGCATGGCCGAGGTGCCGACCAGCGAGTGGAGCGCCGATTACGAACTGGACGGCGCCTGGCAGGATGCGCCGGTGGTGACGCGCTGGGAGCAGCTTGCGCCGCCGGTGCGGCATGTCTTCACGCATTTCCCGCTGGAGCTGACGGTGTTCACGGCGAGCGCGCCGGCCAGGACACAGGCTCCGGCAGGGATGCGCTTCACGCCGCTGGCGGCGCTGGGCGAGGAGCCGCTGTCCGGGGTGATGGTGAAGGTGTTGGAGGCGGCGGGGGTTAAACGCAGCCCACAGGGCTGA
- a CDS encoding site-specific DNA-methyltransferase, with protein MGILRTGTTSAAVRIQVSRTGRPALQSPIKAPRIKPASLPIELPLDQILLGDCVAALEALPPASVDLVFADPPYNLQLGGDLRRPDDSLVDAVDDDWDKFSSFAEYDAFTRAWLTECRRVLKPDGALWVIGSYHNIFRVGSILQDLGFWVLNDIVWRKANPMPNFRGRRFTNAHETLIWAARGEASKYTFHYEALKGGNDDLQMRSDWYLPLCTGEERLKDEGGAKVHPTQKPEALLARVMLSASNPGDVILDPFFGTGTTGAVAKALGRRFIGCERDPGYAEAARQRIAAIKPLPPEAFATAPSKRSEPRVPFLSLVEAGLVKAGETVTDEKRRHKAVIRADGTLLLDPAVGSIHKIGALAQGLPSCNGWTFWHVERDGALMLLDTLRGEIRAQMAAA; from the coding sequence ATGGGTATTTTGCGTACCGGGACCACCAGCGCCGCCGTCCGGATTCAAGTTTCGCGTACCGGACGGCCCGCGCTGCAGTCACCGATCAAGGCCCCCCGGATCAAGCCGGCCAGCCTGCCGATCGAACTACCGCTCGACCAGATTCTGCTCGGTGACTGCGTGGCTGCGCTCGAGGCGTTGCCGCCAGCCAGCGTCGATCTCGTCTTCGCCGATCCTCCCTATAATCTCCAGCTCGGGGGCGATCTGCGCCGGCCCGATGACAGCCTCGTCGATGCCGTCGATGACGACTGGGACAAGTTCTCCTCCTTCGCCGAATACGACGCCTTCACCCGTGCTTGGCTGACCGAATGCCGCCGCGTGCTGAAGCCCGACGGCGCGCTCTGGGTCATCGGCAGCTACCACAATATCTTCCGCGTCGGCTCGATCCTGCAGGATCTCGGCTTCTGGGTGCTGAACGACATCGTCTGGCGCAAGGCCAACCCAATGCCGAATTTCCGCGGCCGGCGCTTCACCAACGCGCATGAGACGCTGATCTGGGCGGCCCGTGGCGAGGCCTCCAAATACACCTTCCACTACGAGGCTCTGAAGGGCGGCAATGACGACCTGCAGATGCGCTCGGACTGGTATCTGCCGCTCTGCACCGGCGAGGAACGGCTGAAGGACGAAGGCGGCGCCAAGGTCCATCCGACGCAGAAGCCCGAAGCCCTGCTCGCCCGCGTCATGCTCTCGGCCAGCAACCCAGGCGACGTGATTCTCGATCCCTTCTTCGGCACCGGCACAACCGGGGCCGTCGCCAAGGCGCTCGGCCGCCGCTTCATCGGCTGCGAGCGCGATCCCGGCTATGCCGAGGCCGCGCGCCAGCGCATCGCCGCGATCAAGCCGCTGCCGCCGGAGGCTTTTGCCACCGCGCCCTCCAAGCGCAGCGAGCCGCGCGTGCCGTTCCTGTCGCTGGTCGAGGCCGGACTGGTCAAAGCCGGCGAGACCGTCACCGACGAGAAGCGCCGCCACAAGGCCGTCATCCGTGCCGACGGCACGCTGCTGCTGGACCCCGCCGTGGGCTCGATCCACAAGATCGGCGCGCTGGCGCAGGGTCTCCCGAGCTGCAACGGCTGGACCTTCTGGCATGTCGAGCGCGACGGCGCCCTGATGCTGCTCGACACTCTGCGCGGCGAGATCCGCGCTCAGATGGCGGCGGCCTGA
- a CDS encoding ribonuclease HII, with translation MTAHFHRETHAISNGLWPLAGVDEVGRGPLAGPVVAAAVILDPQTVPEGLDDSKNLTPARREELFALIAQSALAIGVASATAVEIDAINIRQATLLAMRRAVAALAVAPSAVLVDGNDPPALACVCESVIGGDAQIASIAAASIVAKVTRDAMMARLCARYPAYGFSLHAGYGTPHHRAALQAHGPCPEHRYSFAPVKGVWRR, from the coding sequence ATGACCGCCCATTTCCACCGCGAGACGCACGCCATCTCGAACGGACTCTGGCCGCTGGCCGGGGTCGACGAGGTTGGACGCGGGCCGCTGGCCGGGCCCGTGGTGGCGGCGGCGGTCATCCTTGATCCACAGACGGTGCCGGAGGGGCTCGACGATTCGAAGAACCTGACTCCGGCGCGGCGTGAGGAACTGTTCGCGCTGATCGCGCAATCGGCGCTCGCCATCGGCGTCGCCAGCGCCACAGCCGTCGAGATCGACGCCATCAACATTCGCCAGGCGACGCTGCTGGCGATGCGGCGCGCCGTGGCCGCACTGGCGGTCGCGCCGTCAGCCGTCCTCGTCGACGGCAACGATCCGCCGGCGCTGGCATGCGTTTGCGAATCCGTCATCGGCGGCGATGCGCAGATCGCCTCGATCGCCGCGGCCTCGATCGTCGCCAAGGTCACCCGCGACGCGATGATGGCGCGGCTCTGCGCACGCTATCCGGCCTATGGCTTCTCGCTCCACGCCGGCTACGGCACGCCCCATCACCGCGCCGCCCTGCAGGCCCACGGCCCGTGCCCCGAACACCGCTATTCCTTCGCGCCGGTGAAGGGCGTCTGGCGGCGTTAG
- a CDS encoding PA0069 family radical SAM protein has product MSVSARVAPVDPVAYAGHRIDPERRRGRGATINPGGRFEAEQRLSEDDGWGSLGDLAPFRTEVAVEKPRTIITKNDSPDISFDRSINPYRGCEHGCVYCFARPSHAYLGLSPGLDFESRLTAKPDAALLLEKELSAPSYQPRTIAIGTNTDAYQPIEKKLRIMRQILEVLAKFNHPVGIVTKSALVQRDIDILAPMAAKGLAKVAISITTLDPKVARGMEPRAASPAKRLETVKALSDAGIPVTVLVAPIIPAINEHEIERILDAAKAAGAREAGYVLLRLPLEVKDLVQDWLLTHHPDKLRHVVSLIRSTRGGKDYDAAWGQRQVGSGPYAWMIGRRFEMAAERLGFNGARLRLRSDLFLKPEREKAQLSLF; this is encoded by the coding sequence ATGTCGGTCTCGGCGCGCGTGGCGCCGGTCGATCCGGTCGCCTATGCCGGCCACCGCATCGATCCGGAGCGCCGCCGCGGCAGAGGCGCGACGATCAACCCCGGCGGCCGTTTCGAGGCCGAGCAGCGCCTCAGCGAGGATGACGGCTGGGGCTCGCTCGGCGATCTCGCCCCGTTCAGGACCGAGGTCGCGGTCGAGAAGCCGCGGACCATCATTACGAAGAACGATTCCCCCGACATTTCCTTCGACCGCTCGATCAACCCCTATCGCGGCTGCGAGCATGGCTGCGTGTACTGCTTCGCGCGGCCGAGCCATGCCTATCTCGGCCTGTCGCCCGGTCTCGACTTCGAGAGCCGGCTGACCGCCAAGCCCGACGCTGCGCTGCTGCTGGAGAAGGAGCTGTCGGCACCCTCCTACCAGCCGCGTACCATCGCGATCGGCACCAACACCGACGCCTACCAGCCGATCGAGAAGAAGCTGCGCATCATGCGCCAGATCCTCGAGGTGCTCGCCAAGTTCAACCATCCGGTCGGCATCGTCACGAAGTCCGCGCTGGTCCAGCGCGACATCGACATCCTCGCGCCGATGGCGGCGAAGGGGCTGGCCAAGGTCGCGATTTCGATCACCACGCTCGACCCCAAGGTCGCGCGCGGCATGGAGCCGCGCGCCGCCTCACCGGCCAAGCGGCTGGAGACGGTGAAGGCGCTGTCCGACGCGGGCATCCCGGTGACCGTTCTGGTCGCGCCGATCATCCCGGCAATCAATGAGCACGAGATCGAGCGCATTCTCGATGCGGCCAAGGCGGCCGGTGCGCGCGAGGCCGGCTATGTGCTGCTGCGCCTGCCACTGGAGGTGAAGGACCTCGTGCAGGACTGGCTCCTGACCCATCACCCCGACAAGCTGCGCCATGTCGTCTCGCTGATCCGCTCGACGCGCGGCGGCAAGGATTACGATGCAGCCTGGGGCCAGCGCCAGGTCGGCTCCGGCCCCTATGCCTGGATGATCGGTCGGCGCTTCGAGATGGCGGCGGAACGGCTGGGCTTCAACGGTGCGCGCCTACGGCTTCGCAGCGACCTCTTTCTCAAGCCGGAGCGGGAGAAGGCCCAGCTGAGCCTGTTTTAG
- a CDS encoding DciA family protein, protein MAVKPLADLIDDLLAPALAAQGFAGRAIVALWPEIVGERLAARTRPLKIDWPRRRPAPGEMSEPATMVVRVESAFALEMQQLGPIVIERVNTHLGWRAVGKLVLKQGPVEAPVVAAAPPAADPALLARMERQVAGVEGEALRACLARLGAHVSQRAARHRADTAS, encoded by the coding sequence ATGGCCGTCAAACCCCTCGCAGATCTGATCGACGACCTGCTCGCGCCCGCTCTGGCCGCGCAGGGTTTCGCCGGGCGGGCGATCGTCGCGCTGTGGCCGGAGATCGTCGGCGAGCGACTGGCTGCCCGCACGCGCCCGCTCAAGATCGACTGGCCGCGCCGGCGCCCGGCACCCGGCGAGATGTCGGAACCCGCGACGATGGTTGTGCGGGTCGAGAGCGCCTTCGCGCTGGAGATGCAGCAGCTCGGGCCGATCGTGATCGAGCGGGTCAACACCCATCTCGGCTGGCGCGCCGTCGGCAAGCTCGTACTGAAACAGGGACCGGTCGAGGCGCCTGTCGTGGCGGCCGCGCCGCCTGCGGCCGATCCCGCTCTGCTGGCGCGGATGGAACGGCAGGTCGCCGGCGTCGAGGGCGAGGCGCTGCGCGCCTGTCTCGCGCGGCTGGGCGCGCATGTTTCGCAGCGCGCGGCCCGCCATCGTGCCGACACAGCTTCGTGA
- a CDS encoding DsbA family protein — translation MTNRRQLLTATAGLAAAAVLGAPTAQAQADLATPGPLGDVWLGPADAKVTIIEYASLTCGHCATFHKDTWPALKAKYIDTGKVRFTLREFPLDPLATAGFMLARCNGNDKYVAMTDLLFAQQKVWAFTDKPVDALSTMVKQAGFTQDSFEACLKRQDIYDAVTVVKDRGAKAGVDSTPTFFINGQKRSGALSIAEFDKIIEPLLAG, via the coding sequence ATGACGAACAGGCGACAGCTTCTGACGGCCACGGCCGGTCTCGCGGCGGCCGCGGTGCTCGGCGCGCCGACGGCGCAGGCCCAGGCCGATCTCGCGACGCCCGGCCCGCTCGGCGATGTCTGGCTCGGCCCGGCGGACGCCAAGGTCACGATCATCGAATACGCCTCGCTGACCTGCGGCCATTGCGCGACCTTCCACAAGGACACGTGGCCGGCGCTGAAGGCGAAGTACATCGACACCGGCAAGGTGCGCTTCACGCTGCGCGAATTCCCGCTCGATCCGCTGGCGACGGCGGGCTTCATGCTGGCGCGCTGCAACGGCAACGACAAATATGTCGCGATGACCGACCTGCTCTTCGCCCAGCAGAAGGTCTGGGCCTTCACCGACAAGCCGGTCGATGCGCTGTCGACCATGGTCAAGCAGGCCGGTTTCACACAGGATTCCTTCGAAGCCTGCTTGAAAAGGCAGGATATCTATGACGCCGTCACGGTCGTGAAGGATCGTGGGGCCAAGGCCGGGGTGGATTCGACGCCGACCTTCTTCATCAACGGGCAGAAGCGTTCAGGTGCGCTCTCGATCGCCGAATTCGACAAGATCATCGAGCCGCTGCTGGCGGGCTGA
- a CDS encoding AAA family ATPase — MQLTRLRLTGFKTFVEPTEFLIEPGLTGIVGPNGCGKSNLVEALRWVMGESSFKNMRGSGMDDVIFAGSNERPGRNMAEVALTLDNNDRKAPSAFNETDVLEVTRRIEREEGSTYRVNGKEVRARDVQLLFADAATGARSPALVRQGQISEIISAKPQSRRRILEDAAGIAGLHGRRHEAELRLRGAEENLTRLEDVLGEIDGQIEALQRQARQASRYRSLAADIRRAEATLALLAHHQARAQEAEAGRALEEAVRIVAERTGIQAEAAKRQAVAAHELPALRENEAAAAAGLVRLKRGLDELEAENRRARQRAEELERRLAELNGDLGRQESVARDAAESLARLSQEEAGLLSDGEGAADGAEAATAVLTEAEAALAQAEAAHATAQGALSELAARRGALERALRETKEREARALQERERLLRDQAALDAGSAALPLEPLQAAVGAADDGLRMADAAAAEARTALATAREREAQLRAPLAEADRLAQRLDTEIRTLRKLLAPTSAERWPAILDSVTVAKGYEIALGAALGDDLDAATDPAAPNHWLDTGGGEDDSALPAGSEPLAAHVTGPAALRRRLAQIGVVARGDGPRLRTLLKPGQRLVSREGDLWRWDGLTGAAEAPSPAARRLAERNRLCDLETEAEAAQKVAAASRQALDAAAREAKNAIQAEAATLEAARLARRALDQARETLAAAERKAGEVAARRSALSEAIDRLGRGIAETAAEAARQREAVAALPATAALEAALLEARVALGERRIAASDARARVQTLRREAELRAQRRQAIAADMQAWRERAARSGQTAEETRRRIETVSTERAALLEAPDTFLSERRRLLAEIESAEAQRRAAADALALGEAALAEADRQARAALEGLSAARETRAAAEARREAARQRVADVARQIEEGLETSLDRLGSLAGLKPGDEPPEQAEVERRLAALKAERERLGAVNLRAEDELAEVKGKREGLTAERDDLSEAVRRLRQAIGALNREGRERLLAAFEIVNGQFQRLFAVLFGGGTAELKLVDAEDPLDAGLEIFARPPGKKTQVMTLLSGGEQALTATALIFAVFLTNPSPICVLDEVDAPLDDANVERYCDLLDEMARDTRTRFILITHNPITMARMDRLFGVTMAERGVSQMVSVDLATAERIREAV, encoded by the coding sequence ATGCAGCTGACGCGCCTCAGGCTCACCGGCTTTAAGACCTTCGTCGAGCCGACGGAGTTCCTGATCGAGCCCGGCCTGACTGGCATCGTCGGCCCCAATGGCTGCGGCAAATCCAACCTCGTCGAAGCCCTGCGCTGGGTGATGGGCGAAAGCTCGTTCAAGAACATGCGCGGCTCGGGGATGGACGACGTCATCTTCGCGGGCTCAAACGAGCGCCCCGGCCGGAACATGGCCGAGGTGGCGCTGACGCTGGATAACAACGACCGCAAGGCCCCCTCCGCCTTCAACGAGACCGACGTTCTCGAAGTCACCCGCCGGATCGAGCGCGAGGAGGGCTCGACCTATCGCGTCAACGGCAAGGAGGTGCGCGCTCGCGACGTGCAGCTGCTCTTTGCCGATGCCGCGACGGGTGCCCGCTCGCCTGCCCTCGTCCGGCAGGGCCAGATTTCAGAGATCATCTCCGCCAAACCGCAATCGCGCCGGCGCATCCTTGAGGACGCCGCCGGCATCGCCGGGCTGCATGGCCGTCGCCATGAGGCCGAGCTGCGGCTGCGCGGCGCCGAGGAGAATCTCACCCGGCTGGAGGATGTGCTGGGCGAGATCGACGGGCAGATCGAGGCGCTGCAGCGGCAGGCCCGCCAGGCCTCGCGCTATCGCAGCCTCGCCGCTGATATCCGACGGGCGGAGGCAACGCTGGCGCTGCTCGCGCACCATCAGGCGCGGGCGCAGGAGGCGGAGGCCGGGCGGGCGCTGGAGGAGGCGGTCCGCATCGTGGCGGAGCGCACCGGGATCCAGGCCGAGGCTGCGAAGCGACAGGCGGTCGCGGCCCATGAGCTGCCCGCCCTGCGCGAAAACGAGGCTGCCGCAGCAGCCGGGCTGGTGAGGCTGAAACGCGGCCTCGACGAGCTGGAGGCCGAGAACCGGCGGGCCCGGCAGCGGGCAGAGGAGCTCGAGCGGCGGCTGGCGGAACTCAATGGCGATCTCGGCCGACAGGAGAGCGTGGCGCGCGATGCCGCCGAGAGCCTGGCGCGCCTGTCGCAGGAAGAGGCCGGGCTGCTGAGCGACGGCGAGGGTGCTGCGGATGGCGCCGAGGCGGCCACGGCCGTGCTCACCGAGGCAGAGGCCGCGCTGGCTCAGGCGGAAGCCGCCCATGCGACGGCCCAGGGTGCGCTGTCCGAGCTGGCGGCCCGGCGCGGCGCGCTGGAGCGGGCGCTGCGCGAGACGAAGGAGCGCGAGGCCCGCGCCCTTCAGGAGCGCGAGCGGCTGCTCCGCGACCAGGCCGCACTTGATGCCGGCAGCGCCGCCCTGCCACTGGAGCCGCTGCAGGCGGCCGTCGGCGCCGCCGATGACGGCCTGCGCATGGCAGACGCCGCCGCCGCCGAGGCCCGGACCGCGCTGGCCACGGCGCGCGAGCGCGAAGCCCAGCTGCGCGCGCCGCTAGCCGAGGCCGACCGCCTTGCCCAGCGGCTCGACACCGAGATTCGGACACTGCGCAAGTTGCTGGCCCCGACGAGCGCGGAGCGCTGGCCGGCCATCCTCGATTCGGTGACGGTGGCCAAGGGTTACGAGATCGCGCTCGGTGCCGCGCTGGGCGACGATCTCGATGCTGCGACCGACCCCGCCGCGCCGAACCACTGGCTCGATACCGGCGGTGGCGAGGACGATTCGGCCCTCCCGGCAGGGTCTGAGCCGCTGGCAGCGCATGTCACCGGGCCGGCGGCGCTGCGCCGGCGCCTCGCGCAGATCGGCGTCGTGGCGCGCGGCGACGGGCCGCGCCTGCGCACGCTGTTGAAGCCTGGCCAGCGGCTGGTCTCGCGCGAGGGCGATCTCTGGCGCTGGGACGGGCTGACCGGCGCGGCCGAGGCGCCCTCCCCGGCCGCGCGCCGCCTCGCCGAGAGGAACCGTCTCTGCGACCTCGAAACAGAGGCGGAGGCGGCGCAAAAGGTCGCGGCGGCGTCCCGGCAGGCACTGGATGCTGCGGCGCGAGAGGCCAAGAACGCGATACAGGCGGAAGCGGCGACGCTCGAGGCGGCCCGCCTGGCCCGCCGCGCGCTCGATCAGGCGCGCGAGACGCTCGCGGCCGCCGAACGCAAGGCCGGCGAGGTCGCGGCCCGCCGCTCGGCGCTGAGCGAGGCGATCGACAGGCTCGGCCGCGGCATCGCGGAGACGGCCGCCGAGGCGGCGCGGCAACGGGAGGCCGTGGCCGCCCTGCCCGCCACGGCCGCGCTGGAGGCCGCGCTGCTCGAAGCCCGCGTCGCACTGGGCGAGCGGCGGATCGCCGCGTCCGATGCGCGGGCACGGGTGCAGACGCTGCGGCGCGAGGCGGAATTGCGCGCCCAGCGCCGTCAGGCGATTGCGGCCGACATGCAGGCCTGGCGCGAGCGCGCTGCGCGCAGCGGACAGACGGCCGAGGAGACGCGCCGGCGCATCGAGACCGTCTCGACCGAGCGGGCGGCACTGCTGGAAGCCCCCGACACCTTCCTCAGCGAGCGGCGGCGTCTGCTGGCCGAGATCGAAAGCGCGGAGGCGCAGCGCCGCGCCGCGGCCGACGCGCTGGCGCTCGGCGAAGCGGCGCTGGCAGAGGCGGACCGGCAGGCGCGAGCGGCGCTGGAAGGCCTCTCCGCAGCGCGCGAAACGCGGGCGGCGGCCGAGGCGCGACGCGAGGCAGCGCGGCAGCGCGTCGCCGATGTCGCGCGCCAGATCGAGGAGGGGCTGGAGACGAGCCTCGACCGGCTCGGCAGCCTCGCCGGGCTGAAGCCGGGCGATGAGCCGCCAGAGCAGGCGGAGGTCGAGCGGCGCCTCGCCGCCCTCAAGGCCGAGCGCGAGCGGCTCGGCGCAGTCAATCTGCGGGCCGAGGACGAACTGGCCGAGGTCAAGGGCAAGCGCGAGGGGCTGACCGCGGAGCGCGACGATCTCAGCGAGGCCGTGCGCCGGCTGCGCCAGGCGATCGGCGCGCTCAACCGGGAAGGCCGCGAGCGCCTGCTCGCCGCCTTCGAGATCGTCAACGGCCAGTTCCAGCGGCTCTTCGCGGTGCTGTTCGGGGGCGGGACGGCCGAGCTCAAGCTGGTCGACGCGGAGGACCCGCTTGACGCCGGACTCGAGATCTTCGCCCGCCCGCCCGGCAAGAAGACGCAGGTCATGACCCTGCTCTCAGGCGGCGAGCAGGCCCTGACGGCGACCGCGCTGATCTTCGCGGTGTTCCTGACCAACCCCTCGCCGATCTGCGTGCTCGACGAGGTCGACGCGCCGCTCGACGACGCCAATGTCGAGCGCTACTGCGACCTGCTCGACGAGATGGCGCGCGACACGCGCACCCGCTTCATCCTGATCACCCACAATCCGATCACCATGGCGCGGATGGACCGGCTCTTCGGTGTGACGATGGCCGAGCGTGGCGTCAGCCAGATGGTCTCGGTCGACCTCGCCACGGCCGAGCGCATCCGCGAGGCTGTCTGA
- a CDS encoding AtpZ/AtpI family protein, which produces MTEPDKNASDSELRARLGSLKTALGRAEGAEKPGASPAGEDGAMAGAMSSGLRAATDLAGGIIAGALIGMLADRWLGTSPFLLIIFLVIGAMAGLRSVYRLGSRPTSGSKGGGTKD; this is translated from the coding sequence ATGACCGAACCCGACAAAAACGCCTCAGACTCGGAGTTGCGCGCAAGACTGGGGTCCCTGAAGACCGCCCTCGGGCGGGCCGAAGGAGCCGAAAAGCCGGGCGCGAGCCCGGCCGGAGAGGACGGCGCCATGGCTGGCGCGATGTCCTCCGGATTGCGCGCCGCGACGGATCTCGCAGGTGGCATCATCGCAGGCGCCCTGATCGGGATGCTGGCAGACCGGTGGCTGGGAACCTCTCCGTTCCTGCTGATCATCTTCCTGGTGATCGGAGCCATGGCTGGTTTGCGCTCCGTCTATCGGCTCGGTTCGCGTCCGACCTCCGGGTCCAAGGGCGGCGGGACGAAAGACTGA
- a CDS encoding F0F1 ATP synthase subunit A has translation MAAGGGIDPIHQFEIKPIIGLRPFGLDLSFTNASLLMVAIVAVISVIMIYGSSQRSVVPGRLQSLAEMIYEFVASTVTGVMGKEGMTFFPLVFSLFMFVLCANMLGMIPGSFTVTSHIIVTAAFAFLVIGTVLVYGIAKHGSHFFGLFVPSGVPGWLLPFMVLIEAVSFVSRPISLSLRLFGNMLAGHIALKVFGGFVVALLAAGGAATIIAPLPLLLAVALTALEFLVAFLQAYVFAILTCVYLNDALHPGH, from the coding sequence ATGGCGGCTGGCGGCGGAATCGATCCGATCCACCAATTCGAGATCAAGCCGATCATCGGCTTGCGGCCGTTCGGCCTCGACCTGTCCTTCACCAATGCCTCGCTGCTGATGGTCGCCATCGTCGCAGTGATCTCGGTGATCATGATCTATGGCTCGAGCCAGCGTTCGGTCGTTCCAGGCCGGCTGCAGTCGCTCGCCGAGATGATCTACGAATTCGTCGCCTCCACCGTCACGGGCGTGATGGGCAAGGAAGGCATGACGTTCTTCCCGCTCGTCTTCTCGCTGTTCATGTTCGTGCTCTGCGCCAACATGCTCGGCATGATCCCGGGCTCCTTCACCGTGACCAGCCACATCATCGTCACGGCCGCCTTCGCCTTCCTGGTGATCGGCACCGTGCTGGTCTACGGCATCGCCAAGCATGGCAGCCATTTCTTCGGCCTGTTCGTGCCGTCAGGCGTGCCGGGCTGGCTGCTGCCCTTCATGGTCCTGATCGAGGCCGTCTCCTTCGTCTCGCGGCCGATCTCGCTGTCGCTGCGCCTGTTCGGCAACATGCTCGCCGGCCACATCGCGCTGAAGGTCTTCGGCGGCTTCGTCGTCGCCCTCCTGGCCGCCGGCGGCGCCGCAACCATTATCGCCCCGCTGCCGCTGCTGCTGGCCGTCGCGCTGACCGCTCTCGAATTCCTCGTCGCCTTCCTGCAGGCCTATGTCTTCGCGATCCTGACCTGCGTCTATCTCAACGACGCTCTGCATCCCGGCCACTGA